TTTTTATTTATAAAATTTTCAAAAATAAGATTTTTGGTTGACATTATTGTTTTTGGATTTTTTCTGAAATACTTTTTTTAATATTAGATTTTGATGAATTCTGATTATTATCCTCCTCTGCACTATTTTGATTTCCATCAAACACAGATTTTATATTAATATCTTTATCTGTAGTTTCGGGTTGCTCATTAGGTTTTGGTAATTTAGAAAAGTCTGGTGGTAAAACCAAAGGATCTTTTTTTTCTATTAAAAATTCCTCACCTGAAGTAGCCTTCTTTTG
The DNA window shown above is from Candidatus Pelagibacter sp. RS39 and carries:
- a CDS encoding DUF3035 domain-containing protein; the encoded protein is MRFIYNTFLILALSSFLFSCGGFKLQKKATSGEEFLIEKKDPLVLPPDFSKLPKPNEQPETTDKDINIKSVFDGNQNSAEEDNNQNSSKSNIKKSISEKIQKQ